A genomic stretch from Rhinatrema bivittatum chromosome 9, aRhiBiv1.1, whole genome shotgun sequence includes:
- the CHRM2 gene encoding muscarinic acetylcholine receptor M2 yields the protein MNNSTYTKPSAGNETTLRSPYKTVEVIFIVIVAGSLSLVTIIGNILVMLSIKVNRHLQTVNNYFLFSLACADLIIGVFSMNLYTLYTVIGYWPLGPVVCDLWLALDYVVSNASVMNLLIISFDRYFCVTKPLTYPVRRTTKMAGMMIAAAWVLSFILWAPAILFWQFIVGTRTVRDGECYIQFFSNPAVTFGTAIAAFYLPVIIMTILYWQISRASKSRIKKDIKESVPSQDPISPSLVQGKIVKPNNNNIPTNENELEHSKIKNGKATGNTVTENCMEGIGEEKEISNDSTSVSVVASNMKEEDSVKEATTRASITQAHSIVENSNITCVRIVTKSPRSDCSATTDTTVEIVPGTNGQNGEEKQNTVAQKIVKMTKQPAKKKLPPSREKKVTKTILAILLAFIITWTPYNVMVLINTFCAICVPNTVWTIGYWLCYINSTINPACYALCNATFKKTFKHLLMCQYKNIGTTR from the coding sequence ATGAATAACTCAACATACACAAAACCTTCTGCAGGGAATGAGACAACACTCAGGAGTCCTTATAAAACTGTGGAGGTGATCTTCATAGTCATTGTGGCTGGATCCCTCAGTCTGGTAACCATCATTGGCAATATCTTGGTTATGCTATCTATTAAAGTCAACAGACATCTTCAGACAGTGAACAATTATTTCCTGTTTAGTTTAGCATGTGCTGACTTGATCATTGGTGTCTTTTCCATGAATCTGTACACTCTTTACACTGTGATTGGTTACTGGCCCCTGGGCCCTGTGGTGTGTGACCTCTGGTTGGCCCTCGACTATGTGGTCAGCAATGCATCTGTCATGAATCTACTTATCATCAGCTTTGACAGGTACTTTTGTGTTACAAAGCCATTGACTTATCCAGTAAGGCGAACCACCAAAATGGCAGGCATGATGATTGCAGCAGCTTGGGTCCTTTCCTTCATTTTGTGGGCACCTGCAATTCTCTTTTGGCAGTTCATCGTTGGAACAAGAACAGTTCGTGATGGGGAATGTTacattcagtttttttcaaatcctgctgttaCATTTGGTACAGCTATTGCAGCATTTTATCTACCTGTCATAATCATGACCATATTGTATTGGCAGATATCACGTGCCAGCAAGAGTAGGATAAAGAAAGACATAAAAGAGTCAGTGCCAAGTCAGGATCCAATTTCACCCAGTCTAGTTCAAGGTAAAATAGTGAAACCTAACAATAACAACATCCCCACTAATGAAAATGAGCTGGagcacagcaaaataaaaaatggcaaaGCAACTGGAAATACTGTGACTGAAAATTGCATGGAGGGAataggggaggagaaggagatctCTAATGACTCCACTTCGGTAAGTGTTGTTGCTTCCAACATGAAGGAAGAAGATTCAGTCAAAGAAGCCACCACCAGAGCTTCCATTACCCAAGCCCATTCCATAGTGGAAAACTCTAATATCACATGCGTCAGAATAGTTACTAAGTCCCCAAGGAGTGATTGTAGTGCTACCACTGATACTACAGTAGAGATTGTTCCAGGGACCAATGGGCAGAATGGGGAAGAGAAACAGAACACTGTGGCCCAAAAAATTGTCAAGATGACCAAGCAACCAGCAAAAAAGAAGCTTCCTCCATCCAGAGAAAAGAAGGTCACCAAGACTATCTTGGCTATCTTGCTGGCTTTTATTATCACCTGGACTCCGTATAATGTGATGGTGCTTATCAACACCTTCTGTGCAATCTGTGTACCCAATACAGTATGGACTATAGGCTACTGGCTGTGCTATATCAATAGCACTATAAACCCTGCCTGCTATGCTCTGTGCAATGCCACTTTTAAGAAAACCTTTAAGCACCTTCTTATGTGTCAGTACAAGAACATAGGAACCAccagataa